Within Desulfobacter sp., the genomic segment AATCAAATCATTGATTTTAAACTATAATCCATGTAATGTCAAGAAAGTAATAAAAAGTACAGGAAATACACAATGGAAAATATATTGGAGCTGACCCGGGAAGACCTGGGGGAATGGCTTGAGAATAAAGGGATTCGAGCTTTTCGGGCCAAGCAGATCTTTAAGTGGCTCTACCTGAAACTGGCCGATGATTTTGATGAGATGACCGACCTTGGCAAGGACCTGAGGGCGACCCTGAAAACCCATTTTACCATCGGGGCCATGGCCGTGGAAAACAAGGAGGTTTCCGCCGACACCACTGAAAAATTTCTTTTCCGTCTCCAGGACGGCGAGTATGTGGAGACGGTGTTGATTCCTGAAAAGGACCATTATACCCTGTGCGTCTCCTCCCAGGTGGGCTGCGCCATGGACTGCCGGTTCTGCCTTACGGCCAAAGCCGGCATCAAGCGGAATCTCACCGCAGGGGAAATTGTGGGCCAGGTCCAGTCCGCCAGGCGGTATGTGATGGTGGAAAAGGGGCTGGATCCGTTGAAACTCTCCAATATTGTTTTCATGGGCATGGGTGAGCCCCTGGCCAACTATGGCAACCTGCTACAGGCCTTAGGCGTGATCCTGGACACGGATTTCGGAATGAAGTTTTCCGCCCGCAGGGTCACTGTCTCCACCTCGGGCCTGGCGCCTAAGATCATACAATTGGGGCAGGATACAGAGGTGAACCTGGCGGTTTCCCTCAATGCCGTGGACAATGACAGCCGGTCACAGCTCATGCCCGTCAACAATAAATACCCCATGGAACAACTGCTGGATGCCTGCCGGCAGTATAAAATGAAATCCCGTGACAAGATTACCTTTGAGTACATCCTCATGGCCGGGGTCAACGACAGCGACGCCCATGCCAAAAAACTGGTTAAGGTTTTGGCACCCATCCGGGCCAAGGTCAATCTCATTCCATTCAACGAGCACGGCGGGGCACCGTTCAAGCGCCCCTCCCGTGACCGGATTAACCGTTTTTTAAAGATTCTGCTGGACCGGAATATGACCGCCATTGTGAGAAAAAGCAAGGGGGATGACATCTCCGCTGCCTGCGGACAGCTCAAGGCAAAAACACGCTCCTGAATCAGGTCGGGGGCGGCACAAGGAGGTCATGGAAGGCGCCGGATTCCGGGGTGGTGACTTTTACCTCACGGGTTTGATCCCCTTCGAATACCCTGACCAGAGAAACATCGCCCGGCTGGGCCTTGGTGTACCCGGCCGTGATCCGGGCGGCCAGGAGGATATCCTCTTCGGCGGCACTGCCGTAGAAAATGGCGTCGGGGCCGGGGAGGCCGGCATGGCGCAGCCGGATGTGACAGTCAGGATCGTAAAGGGCCATGATCCGCTTATTGTCCCCCTTATTTCTTCCGACAATCAGTTTGGCGCTGTCGCTGAGGCGGAAGTGTCGGCCGTGGTTGAGCAGCCGAAGCTGCACAGGATCCTCGGTTTTCTGGACGTAAAGCAGGTCCCTCAGCCGGATGGAGAATCCCTTGTCGGTGAGCACGCAGCCGCCCGCAGGGGAGGGGAATTCGGTGATGCCGAATTTGTCGGCCAGTTCCATCTGTCTCTTTCTGCCCCGTCCGGTGATGTCCAGGAGTTGTTCCCGGTCCACCAGGCCGTCCTGCTCGGCCCGGGTTTCGGGCAGAATCTTCCCGCTCAAGGGGCGGACGATGTATCCGTCATATCCAGAGTTTTTTTCAACATAGCGCAGGGCGTTCTTGGTCTGGGATTTGGGGCGCTGCCCCATGACCTCCCCGGAAAAAAGGAAGTCAAAGCCCTGTTCTTCCATTATTTTTCCGGCCTGGGCAAACATCAGGGCATGGCAGTCCATGCAGGGGTTCATGTTTTTGCCGAACCCGGCATGGGGGGCCCGCATCATTTCCAGGTATTCCGGGGTAATGTCTTTTACAATGAGGGGAACGCCGGTCTGTTTTGAAGCCTTTTTTGCTGATTTTGCATTGAAGAAAGGGGTCTCGAAGCTGACCCAGGTCACTTCAATGCCCTGCTCCCGGAGGACCAGGGCCGATAATATGCTGTCCAGTCCCCCGGAGCAGAGCCCCAGGGCCTTTATCCCTGTTGTGGTTTTATTTTCGTTCATATATATATTGCTTTATGGATGCTAAGGTTGTTTCAATTATTCTGGAAAGATTAAGTGCCCGCTACCCGGTTGTCAATACCCAGCTCGATCACGACACCCCTTTTCAGCTGCTCATTGCCACCATCATGTCGGCCCAGTGTACCGATGCCCAGGTAAACCGGGTCACCAGGGTGTTGTTTCGGAAATATGCCGACCCGGCCTCACTGGCCGCTGCCCCTTTGGAGGAGATCAAGTCCATTATCTATTCCACGGGGTTTTACAACAATAAGGCCAAAAACATCAAAGCCTGCGCCCGAAAGATTGTGGATGAGTTTCAGGGCGGGATCCCCGAGGATATAGACGGGCTGACATCCCTGCCCGGGGTGGGCCGGAAAACCGCCAATGTGGTAAGGTCGGTGAGTTTCGGCGTCCAGGCCATTGTGGTGGATACCCACGTCCACCGACTTTCCCGGCGCCTGGGACTGAGCCGCAGCAAAGATCCGGTAAAGGTGGAGTTTGAACTCATGGACATCATTCCCGAGTCGTCATGGAATGATATCGGACTCCAGCTTATCTACCTGGGAAGGGAAATATGTGATGCCAGAAACCCCCGTTGCGGCGAATGTTTTCTCTATGATATCTGCCCCACCCGGGGGCGTGATTAGACAGGGGGGGACGGGATTTGTGCCTGCCGGCCTTGGATGCCGTCTTCGCTGGTGTGTCAGCTTAGGTATGAGGGTTGCACCACTGATGGGGGCTGCCAAAAGGTGACATCGGCATTTTGAACGGGTTAGCTCTTGAGGGTCAAGGGATTACCGCATTTATAGCAGAAATTAGAGTCCGCCATTGCCTTTGTGCCGCACTTGGGACAGAACTCTGCCCGCCCAGGGGTTTCATCTTCCCAGGATTTGGAACTCAGATGATCCTTAACCTGGGAAAGAAGGTCTTCCTGAGTCTCTTTGTCTCTGTCGAGATCGGCCAGGATTTCTTCCTTTTTTCTGTTCCTGTTTTCCAGCATATAGTGTACTTTTTTGGTAAATGTCTGGCTGCTGAAGGGTTTCACAATATAATCATTGGCCCCCAGTTCGATAAGTTTTATGATCAGCTCCCGGTCAGCCTCTGCCGTTACCATCATGACCAAGACATCGTTGAATTCTTCGAACTGCCTCAGGGTTTCAAGGAATTCAAAGCCGTCCATCACAGGCATTGCAACATCCAGAGTCACCAGCTGGTATTGTTTTTTTTGAAGCATTGTCAGGGCATCTTTACCGTTTAAAGCCGTATCTATATTTGAAAATCCGTCCATGACACAATTCTTTTTTATCATGGTCCGCATCATCTTGGAATCATCGACAATCAGAATATTGATATCGTGATTTTTTCCCATCTAAGCACTCCTTGACTCTTTTTCAATCTGAAAAGAAAAATAAATGTGTTCCTTTCCCAACACACGGAAAGGTATAACCACTGCAGGGGTCTTCTTTTTGGACAGCCTGTCTTTAAATCCCGTTTTACCAATGGAAGGTACGGATGTCTTGAATACGATGCCTTTACTTTTTTTCAGGACATCTTTCCCCCTGGCTGAAACCATATTGACGATTTCCCCCCCGAGGCTTTCACAGCTTTCCCTTGCTTCTTTTTTATCTCCTGACAACAATTCGCAGGCTGCATCAAAAAGAAGAACATGGGGGAAAGAGATGGAAACGAATCCGCTGAGATCCTTACCCTGCAGTGCCACCACACTGGTTACAGACTCCTGGAAAAATGTTTCCATGCCATTGGAATAAAAAGGTTCCCCGGGTTTGATCTTCAGATTCACATACTTGTCCATCACATAGGCGAACGCATCAATGAAAGGTATGATGTGATCAATAATCATGGTTTTGCCCAGGTATTTTCTCCTTTAGTCTCCTGTGCAAGGATAGATAGCTTGCGGTTTTTTGTCAATGGCGCTTGTGGGCAACCCTGCTGGCAGTTTTTTTGTATAGCTATCCTCCCGGCCGCCGCCCTTTATAACCCGGGGATAGTCAAGGGATTCGGCTGCTGTATTATGGCTGCTTTATAAAATCTGTATAGGGATTGGTCCGGTTGGGGCCCCGGTTGCAGGCAGGCCTTAGTCCCCCAGCATAATACGGATGATCTCTTTATCTGTCTCCCGCATCCCGTCCCGTCCCAGCCGGCCGATGTTGGCAATGGTATTTTCCACCCCTTTGGTTACGATGCCTTCACCGTCGTAGAACTGCTGGCCTTTCTGGTACATGTGAAAGCCCAGGATCCCGGCTTCTACGGCAGAAGCGATTTTGGCGGCGCACGACGGCTTGGCCCCGTCACAGATGATGCCCGAGACAATGGCAAGGGCGTTGACAATGGTGTGCGCCACCTCTTTGTACCCGCCCCCGTGGAGACGGCAGATGCCGGCGCCGGCGCCCACGCCAGCACTGACGGCTCCGCAGTAGGCTGACAGCCGTCCGATACCGGTTTTCTGGTGGATGGTGACAAGGTTAGATACCAGAAGGGCTCTGAACAATGCCTCTTCATCCTTTCCCAGTTCCTTTGCATATTCAAACACGGGCACCGAAGCGGTGATTCCCTGGTTGCCCGAACCTGAAATAATGATCACGGGCAGTTCGCAGCCGCTCATCCTGGCATCGGATCCTGCTGCGGCCATGGCCTTTGCCCGGGTCTTTATATTATCCCCCCAGGTCTCCAGGAGAATGCTGCCGATGTTGGCCCCCCAGTCCCCGTTGATGCCTTCTTTGGCAATACGGGTGTTGTATTCCACCTGGCGGCGGATAAGCCCGTCCACGTCGGACAGGTCCGCAGAATCGGCAAAATCCAGAATATCCTCCACCCTCATGAAGGACCGGTCCGTTAGCTTGCTGGTTTCAAGGGTGTCGCAATGGGTGTCCTGAAAAATCTTTTTATCGTCTTTGGTGATGCTGACAATATTGGTATGGAAATGAGAAATACGGACGGAGGCATTACTGTCTCCGGAAAAGACCCGGACTTCCAGGTCAAAGATAAAACCGCTGCTGGCGTTTTTTACCCGGACCTCTTTGGTTTCCAGGAAGGTGCGGATGGCATCCCTTCCCTTGTCATCAACCGAGGAGATGACTTCCAGAACCTTGTCCGGGTCGCCGGCAACGATGCCGGCCACGGCCGATGCCTCAATGCCTTTCAGATTGCCTGTGTTTGGCACAACAACGCTTTTAACGTTTTTAATGATGTTGTCGCTGGCTTCAATGATCACGCGGTCGGGCATTTGTCCCAGAACCTTTCGGGCCTTTGCCGCGGCATAGGCGATGGCAATGGGCTCGGTGCATCCCATGGCCGGCACCAGCTCTTCTTTGAGTACGTCCAGGTATGCCTGGTATCTTTTATCGCTTTTTTCCATTTTATTTTCCCCTGCCTGAAATTTATGTCCCAGCGGTTTATGAAATACCACACCCGGCTAAATATTTCCAATTTTCAATGGGGCTGAAGCGTTTTTGCATATGCAATCCACTATACCGGAATGGGAAAGGAATGGGGGGGTGCCGGATGGGGCGGATGTCCAACGGAGTATAAGCGTTATTTTGGAAGCCATAAATTTTCATAAATTTTATTAATACAACATTAATGTTTGGGTAATCGTTGCCTAATCCCGGTCTAATAGGGTGGGCGAAACATCAACTTAAAGCGTGACCCAATGGACCATATCAGCATTGCCCAAATTAAAATTCTGGATGCCGTTGACCGGGAGAAAAATTTTTCCCGGGCGGCACAGTATCTGGGGATCAGCCAGCCGGCCGTATCCCTTCAGCTTCGGGAGCTTCAAAAGCGTTACGGCGTGGGGATTTATTTTCGGCGGGGCAAACAGATCCACCTGTCGGAGCTGGGAGTGGAACTGGTTAAAACCGGCAGAAAGGTGCTGGGCCTGCTGGCTGAAATGGACGCCAGCCTTAAGGAGGCCGGGGATCTGCTCACCGGCCGCATCCATATCGGGCTCTCCTGCCATTATTTTGTAAAGGGACTCATTGCCGAATTCATGGGCTGTTATCCAGGCGTAAGGGTGAAGGCCAGTATCGGCCATTCCGAAAGCCTGATGGCTGAGGTGCTGGACTGCCGGATGGATGTGGCGGAAGTCACTGCCCTGCAGCCGGATCCCCGGCTTCATCATTTCAAATACAGTGAACAGGAAATCCTGCTTTTTATTGCCTCAACCCATCCCTGGGCCGCCAAGGGAAAAATGGATATCCGCGCCCTTCACGGAGAGCGGATGGTGGCCCTGCACAGCCCATCCATGACCCGGCAGATTTTCAACCGGCGCTTAGATGAGGAGAATATCTGCCCGAAAATCATGCTGGAGCTGGACAACTGGGATGCCATGAAAGAGGTGGTGGCGGCCGGTGTGGGATTCGGCATCGCCCTGGAGGATGAGTTCGGGCCGGATCCGCGCCTGGCAAAGATCCGGCTCACCGGTGCGGATCTTACGGCAGGACAGTATTTTGTGTGTCAACCGGAATACCGGGAACTGGCGGTGATATCCGCATTTCTGGATATTGCGGAAAAAGAAAAAGAGAAAAATAGAATTTTTAAACAGCTTAGCAAAGGAGATGAAAAATGAGAGGTGTTCCAAAGTTTATTCTGGCCGTAACGGCTCTGTTCTGTCTGTTTCTGCCCCACCAGGCCTGTGCCGGGGAGCTTTTGGTGTATACGGCCCTGGAGGATGATGAGATTCCAAGATATCTGGACCTGCTCAAGCAAAGCCATCCCCAGATTGATGTCAAGATTGTCAGGGATTCCACGGGGATTGTAACGGCAAAGCTGCTGGCGGAAAAAGATAACCCAAGGGCCGATGTGGTATGGGGCACGGCCGCCACCAGTCTTATGCTCTGCGACCAGGCCGGAATGGTGGCGCCCTATGCCCCCAAAGGCATTGACCGGGTGGTGCCCAAAATGAAAGATACCCATACGGTGCCCCACTGGGTTGGGATTAAGGCCTGGATGACCGGATTCTGTGTAAACACCATTGAATGCAAGGCCTTGAATCTGCCTGTTCCCCAGAGTTTTGAAGACCTGCTCAATCCGGTGTACAAACATAATTTGGTCATGCCCAACCCGGCCTCTTCGGGTACCGGGTTTCTCACGGTATCCGCCATCCTCCAGATGAAGGGGGAGGATGCGGGCTGGGCCTATCTGGACAAGCTGCATAAAAATATGGCCCGGTATACCCATTCCGGTTCCAAGCCCTGTAAGCTGGCCGGTGCCGGAGAACTGCCCATCGGACTCTCATTCGCCTACAGGGGATTTATGCAGAAATCCAAGGGGGAACCGGTACTCACAGTATTCCCAAAAGAGGGCTCTGGCTGGGATGTTGAGGCCAACTGCCTGATCAAAAAGGCCCATATCAAGCCCGAGGCAAAGGCCTTTCTGGATTGGGCCATTTCCGAACCGGTGATGAAGGAATATGCAAAGGTTTATCCTGTGACGGCCTATGACACCGGCGCACCCATTCCCGATGGCTTTCCCAGGGACCCCGCGGCCCAGCTCATTGCAAATGATTTCCAGTGGGCGGCCAAGAACCGGATGCGTATCCTCAAAGAATGGACTAAACGCTATGACGGCAAGAGCGATACGAAGTAACGGGTAACATTAACATATTCCCCGGCAGATATACCTGCCGGGGAATATAAAGGAAGGGATGATGACCACGGCATATCTGACACTGGACAGGGTCAGCAAAACCTTTGGACCGGTAAAGGCATTGGATCAGATTAGTTTTGAGGCGGGCAAAGGGGAATTCTTATCCATCCTGGGGCCCAGCGGGTGCGGCAAAACCACGGCCCTGAGGGTGATAGCAGGACTTGAGCCCCTGGGCGGCGGCAGGGTTATGATCAACGGCAGGGATGTTTCAGGGCTCCCTGTTTCCAAGCGGAATATCGGTATCGTTTTCCAGTCCTATGCCCTGTTCCCCAACCTTACGGCGTCAAAAAATATAGCCTACGGCCTCCACGGCCGGTTGGCAGAATGGAAGGTGCAGGACAAGGTGGAAGAGCTCATGGCCCTTGTGGGCCTGGAGGGGTTGGGCCATAAATATCCCAGCCAGCTTTCCGGCGGCCAGCAGCAGCGGGTGGCACTGGCACGGGCCATGGCGCTTTCCCCGGACCTGCTGCTGCTGGATGAACCGTTATCCGCCCTGGATGCCAAGGTCAGGCTTCGCCTGCGGCGGGAAATACGGGCGTTGCAGCAGCGGTTGGGGGTGACCACCATTATGGTGACCCACGACCAGGAGGAGGCCCTGACCATGGCTGACCGGATCCTGGTCATGGACCGGGGGAGGCTGGTGCAGGCGGGCGGTCCCACCCGGATCTACCAGCGTCCTGCCACCCCCTTTGTGGCCTCTTTTATCGGAACCATGAATTTTTTTGAGCAGGCCCGGAAGGTGGACAAAGGAATCTATGTCACCGCCGGGAAATATTTTACCGCGGGGCAGGAAAATAGAGATGCCCCCCTGGCCGTGGGCGACCGGGCCACCCTGGCCATCCGGCCGGAGGATGTGCGGGTGGCAGGCCTGGGAGGTCCAGAAACCAACCGGTTTTCAGCCGTGGTCCGGGCCATGGAATACCGGGGGGCATTTTACCGGCTGGAGTTTTCCCTCCAAGTGGAAGGGCTGCCCCGGGTCAGGGCCGATGTGGCCGGAGAGATCATCCGGAAATTGAAACTTGAACTGGACCGTCCCGCCCATGTTATTTTCCCTCCTGAGCGGCTGCTGGTTTACGGGCGGAGTGTGCCCCGGGACTTTCCCGGCAGCGGCGGCACCAACCGGGACGGCGGGACGGGGGAGTGGCGTCTCCATGGTTAGCATCAGTCTGCCCGCAGCAACCCGGTTGAAAATTTTCCGGATCACGGGAGAAGAGGGGCTCAAACGCCTGCTTATCTGCCTGGCCCTGGTATGGCTGCTGGCCGTCGTGGTGCTGCCCGTGGGCACCCTGCTGGTCAAGAGCCTCACAGACGGCAACGGAGGGTATGTGGGGCTGGCCAATTACGCGGAATACTTTTCCTCCCCGGCCCTGTCCCGCTCCATTTTCAACAGTCTATTGACAGCCCTGGCCACCACCTGCATTGCCGTGCCCCTGGGATTTGGGTTTGCCTGGTCCCTGACCCGGACCTGTATGCCGGGAAAAGGCATTTTAAAATCCGTGGCCATGATGCCGCTGTTTGCGCCGACCCTGCTCAACGGCATCGCACTGATCTACCTCTTCGGCCGCAAAGGGATAATTACCAAGGGCTTTTTCGGACTGCTGCCCGGGATTAAGGTCCCATTGTACGGCCCTTTTGGCATCATTGTCTCTGAAGTGATGTATACCTTTCCCCAGGCCATGCTGATACTGAGTATTGCCCTGGCCGTCACCGATGCCCGGCTCTACGAGGCGGCCGATGCCATGGGGGCCGGCCGGATCCGGACCTTTTTTACGGTGACCCTGCCGGGGGTTAAATACGGACTGGTTTCGGCTTTTTTTGTCTGTTTCATCCTGGCCTTCACCGATTTCGGTGCCCCCAAAGTGGTGGGGGGGAGTTTCAACATCCTGGCCACTGATATCTACAAGCAGGTCATCGGCCAGCAGAATTTCGCCATGGGCGCTGTGGTATCGGTGGTGCTGCTGATTCCTACGGCCATTGCATTTGTTGTTGACCGCATGGTCCAGGCAAGGCAGGTTGCCATGATTGCCGCCAAATCCGTGCCGCTGGTCAACCGGCCCGACCGGCTCAGGGACAATGGGGCCCTGTTTTTTTGCGGGGGGATCGCCTTTGTTGTCCTGGCCTTTTATGCCACGGCCATGTTCGCCTCCCTGGTCAAGGTCTGGCCCTATGATCTGAGCCTGGGGCTGCGGCATTACCAATTTTCAGGGACCGGCGGGGGCGGTTATGCCGCCTTTTTTAATTCCATCCGCATGAGCCTGTATTCCGCAGTGCTGGGGACGGGGATTACCTTTGCCACGGCATATCTGGTGGAAAAAATCCGGGTTGCGGATACGGCAAGGCACGGGGTTTATTTTCTGTCCATTCTCCCCCTGGCCCTGCCCGGGCTTGTCATCGGGCTATCCTATATCTTTTTTTTCAACGCAAAAGGATGGACCATTATGGGGAATTTTATTCCCAATCCCTTTAACTTCCTCTATGCCACCATGGGGATCCTGGTCTTGTCAAATATTGTCCATTTTTATACCGTGGGGTTTTTAACGGCGTCCACGGCCTTAAAGCAGATGGATATCGAGTTTGAACAGGTGTCTGATTCCATGGGTGTCCCCTTTTATAAAACCCTGTTCCGGGTGACGGTTCCGGTTTCGCTGCCGGCCATACTGGAGGTGGGCTCCTATTATTTTGTCAATTCCATGGCAACCGTTTCTGCAGTGATCTTTCTCTATTCGGCGGATATTCCCCTGGCTTCGGTGGCCATTGCCAACATGGATGATGCCGGGGACATTGCACCGGCCTGTGCCATGTCGATGCTGGTTGTGTGTACCAATATACTTGTACGGCTCGTTTATGTGCTGGGAACAAGGAAATTGAAAAAAAGGACCCAGGCCTGGATCCTGGGCTAGAAACGAAAGGAAAAAAGATGTCGGTATTTATAAGGAAACAGCCATATACAGGGCCGGTGCAGGCCGTTGTACTTGATTGGGCCGGAACGGCCGTTGACTATGGGTGCATGGGGCCGGCTGCCGTGTTTGTGGAGGTGTTCAGGGAACAGGGTATTGAGGTGAGTGTCCATGACGCCCGGAGGTTTATGGGCATTGAAAAAAAGGAACATATCCGGAAAATGTGCGCCCTGGATACCGTGGCCGCCGCCTGGCAGGAACGGTTCGCCCGCCTTCCCGACGAAACCGATGTGGATTCCCTATACGACCGGACGGCAGGCCTGATGGTGGCTGCCATCGCCAACCATGCCGATCCCATCCCCGGTGTATTGGACACTGTGGCTGAGCTTCGGGAACGGGGGATTAAGATCGGTTCCTGCACCGGGTACGTCCAGGAGATGATGGATGTGCTGGTGCCGGCGGCCAGGGAAAAGGGCTATGCCCCGGATGCTGTTTTTTGTTCTTCGGATGCCCCTGCGGGCCGTCCTTATCCCTGGATGTGCTATCTCAACGCCATTGCACTGGGGGTCTATCCCATGGAGGCCATGGTGAAGGTCGGGGATACGGTTGCAGACATTGAGGAAGGTCTCAACGCAGGCATGTGGACCGTGGGGATCGTGAAAACCGGTAACGAAATGGGGCTGAACCCGGCCGATCTTGAAGCCCTTGATCCCGAAGACAGGGAAGGGCGGAGCCAGGAGATCCGGGACCGGTTTGAGGCGGCAGGCGTCCACTATGTCCTGGATCGAACCTCGGATCTTATTCCGGTCATTGATGACATTAACAAACGCCTGGCTGCAGGGGCGCAGCCCCTGGCCGGATAATGGGCGTTCCATGGCAGAGATCTTAAATAAAAGCGGGGCCGGCAGTCTGCCGGTCGCCGATCTTTCGGAGGGGGATTCCAACCTTTCCCCCAACCGGGCTCACTGGCTTTGCGGGCTGGACAGGGCCACCCGGGCCCTGTTGGAACGGGACGAAAAGGTTTTTTTCCACCAGAGTCTGTCCACCCCCTGCATTAATGTACTGGCCCAATGCGGTGGATCAGAAATCCGCGACCTGTCCGGCCGTTTTTTTCTGGACTTCCACGGCAATTCCGTGCACCAGGTGGGGTTTGCCAACCCGGCTGTGGTGGATGCCATAAAGGAACAGATGGACCGCCTCTCCTTTTGCACCCGCAGGTACACCAATGAACGGGCCGTGGCCCTTGCCGAACGGCTCACGGAACTTGCGCCGGGGGACCTGGACAAGGTGCTTTTTGCCCCGGGCGGCACCTCCTCTGTGGGAATGGCCCTGAAACTGGCACGGGTGGCAACGGGCCGGCATAAGACCCTGTCCATGTGGGAATCCTTTCACGGCGCCTCCCTTGATGCCATTTCCATTGGCGGCGAGTCCCATTTTAGGCGGAATATGGGGCCGCTGATGCCCGG encodes:
- a CDS encoding LysR family transcriptional regulator; amino-acid sequence: MDHISIAQIKILDAVDREKNFSRAAQYLGISQPAVSLQLRELQKRYGVGIYFRRGKQIHLSELGVELVKTGRKVLGLLAEMDASLKEAGDLLTGRIHIGLSCHYFVKGLIAEFMGCYPGVRVKASIGHSESLMAEVLDCRMDVAEVTALQPDPRLHHFKYSEQEILLFIASTHPWAAKGKMDIRALHGERMVALHSPSMTRQIFNRRLDEENICPKIMLELDNWDAMKEVVAAGVGFGIALEDEFGPDPRLAKIRLTGADLTAGQYFVCQPEYRELAVISAFLDIAEKEKEKNRIFKQLSKGDEK
- the rlmN gene encoding 23S rRNA (adenine(2503)-C(2))-methyltransferase RlmN yields the protein MENILELTREDLGEWLENKGIRAFRAKQIFKWLYLKLADDFDEMTDLGKDLRATLKTHFTIGAMAVENKEVSADTTEKFLFRLQDGEYVETVLIPEKDHYTLCVSSQVGCAMDCRFCLTAKAGIKRNLTAGEIVGQVQSARRYVMVEKGLDPLKLSNIVFMGMGEPLANYGNLLQALGVILDTDFGMKFSARRVTVSTSGLAPKIIQLGQDTEVNLAVSLNAVDNDSRSQLMPVNNKYPMEQLLDACRQYKMKSRDKITFEYILMAGVNDSDAHAKKLVKVLAPIRAKVNLIPFNEHGGAPFKRPSRDRINRFLKILLDRNMTAIVRKSKGDDISAACGQLKAKTRS
- a CDS encoding serine dehydratase subunit alpha family protein, with translation MEKSDKRYQAYLDVLKEELVPAMGCTEPIAIAYAAAKARKVLGQMPDRVIIEASDNIIKNVKSVVVPNTGNLKGIEASAVAGIVAGDPDKVLEVISSVDDKGRDAIRTFLETKEVRVKNASSGFIFDLEVRVFSGDSNASVRISHFHTNIVSITKDDKKIFQDTHCDTLETSKLTDRSFMRVEDILDFADSADLSDVDGLIRRQVEYNTRIAKEGINGDWGANIGSILLETWGDNIKTRAKAMAAAGSDARMSGCELPVIIISGSGNQGITASVPVFEYAKELGKDEEALFRALLVSNLVTIHQKTGIGRLSAYCGAVSAGVGAGAGICRLHGGGYKEVAHTIVNALAIVSGIICDGAKPSCAAKIASAVEAGILGFHMYQKGQQFYDGEGIVTKGVENTIANIGRLGRDGMRETDKEIIRIMLGD
- a CDS encoding chemotaxis protein CheX, with product MIIDHIIPFIDAFAYVMDKYVNLKIKPGEPFYSNGMETFFQESVTSVVALQGKDLSGFVSISFPHVLLFDAACELLSGDKKEARESCESLGGEIVNMVSARGKDVLKKSKGIVFKTSVPSIGKTGFKDRLSKKKTPAVVIPFRVLGKEHIYFSFQIEKESRSA
- a CDS encoding response regulator, giving the protein MGKNHDINILIVDDSKMMRTMIKKNCVMDGFSNIDTALNGKDALTMLQKKQYQLVTLDVAMPVMDGFEFLETLRQFEEFNDVLVMMVTAEADRELIIKLIELGANDYIVKPFSSQTFTKKVHYMLENRNRKKEEILADLDRDKETQEDLLSQVKDHLSSKSWEDETPGRAEFCPKCGTKAMADSNFCYKCGNPLTLKS
- the nth gene encoding endonuclease III gives rise to the protein MDAKVVSIILERLSARYPVVNTQLDHDTPFQLLIATIMSAQCTDAQVNRVTRVLFRKYADPASLAAAPLEEIKSIIYSTGFYNNKAKNIKACARKIVDEFQGGIPEDIDGLTSLPGVGRKTANVVRSVSFGVQAIVVDTHVHRLSRRLGLSRSKDPVKVEFELMDIIPESSWNDIGLQLIYLGREICDARNPRCGECFLYDICPTRGRD
- a CDS encoding putative 2-aminoethylphosphonate ABC transporter substrate-binding protein; protein product: MRGVPKFILAVTALFCLFLPHQACAGELLVYTALEDDEIPRYLDLLKQSHPQIDVKIVRDSTGIVTAKLLAEKDNPRADVVWGTAATSLMLCDQAGMVAPYAPKGIDRVVPKMKDTHTVPHWVGIKAWMTGFCVNTIECKALNLPVPQSFEDLLNPVYKHNLVMPNPASSGTGFLTVSAILQMKGEDAGWAYLDKLHKNMARYTHSGSKPCKLAGAGELPIGLSFAYRGFMQKSKGEPVLTVFPKEGSGWDVEANCLIKKAHIKPEAKAFLDWAISEPVMKEYAKVYPVTAYDTGAPIPDGFPRDPAAQLIANDFQWAAKNRMRILKEWTKRYDGKSDTK
- a CDS encoding tRNA 4-thiouridine(8) synthase ThiI, which encodes MNENKTTTGIKALGLCSGGLDSILSALVLREQGIEVTWVSFETPFFNAKSAKKASKQTGVPLIVKDITPEYLEMMRAPHAGFGKNMNPCMDCHALMFAQAGKIMEEQGFDFLFSGEVMGQRPKSQTKNALRYVEKNSGYDGYIVRPLSGKILPETRAEQDGLVDREQLLDITGRGRKRQMELADKFGITEFPSPAGGCVLTDKGFSIRLRDLLYVQKTEDPVQLRLLNHGRHFRLSDSAKLIVGRNKGDNKRIMALYDPDCHIRLRHAGLPGPDAIFYGSAAEEDILLAARITAGYTKAQPGDVSLVRVFEGDQTREVKVTTPESGAFHDLLVPPPT
- a CDS encoding ATP-binding cassette domain-containing protein, whose protein sequence is MTTAYLTLDRVSKTFGPVKALDQISFEAGKGEFLSILGPSGCGKTTALRVIAGLEPLGGGRVMINGRDVSGLPVSKRNIGIVFQSYALFPNLTASKNIAYGLHGRLAEWKVQDKVEELMALVGLEGLGHKYPSQLSGGQQQRVALARAMALSPDLLLLDEPLSALDAKVRLRLRREIRALQQRLGVTTIMVTHDQEEALTMADRILVMDRGRLVQAGGPTRIYQRPATPFVASFIGTMNFFEQARKVDKGIYVTAGKYFTAGQENRDAPLAVGDRATLAIRPEDVRVAGLGGPETNRFSAVVRAMEYRGAFYRLEFSLQVEGLPRVRADVAGEIIRKLKLELDRPAHVIFPPERLLVYGRSVPRDFPGSGGTNRDGGTGEWRLHG